One stretch of Legionella birminghamensis DNA includes these proteins:
- a CDS encoding acyl-CoA dehydrogenase family protein — translation MDDLLFLEEQLQDDERMIRDSVARFVNHDVIPLMAEAFEHGEFPRQLIKQSAELGLLGLTLPAEYGGAEASYVSYGLVCQELEKGDSGLRSFVSVQSSLCMYPIFRYGSEEQKRRYLPDMARGEVIGCFGLTEPDSGSDPASMRTYAKKVDGGWRLNGSKMWITNAPIADIAIVWAKTEEGIRGFIVDSKAKGFSAPEVKHKMSLRASLTGELVFEDVFVPDENYLPGSDKGLGAPLSCLSQARYGIAWGAIGAAMACFDATRDYLLERKQFTKPLASFQLIQKDLADMYTEIIKAQCMNLQIGRLKDQHRETPVMISLAKGNACREALKIARSCRNLLGANGISLEYPVIRHMLNLESVFTYEGTDNVHTLVLGRHITGINAFG, via the coding sequence GTGGACGACTTGCTGTTTCTTGAAGAACAACTACAAGATGATGAGCGGATGATTCGGGACAGTGTCGCCCGTTTTGTAAATCATGATGTGATTCCGTTAATGGCTGAAGCCTTTGAGCATGGCGAGTTTCCTCGTCAACTGATTAAACAATCGGCTGAATTAGGTTTGCTGGGATTAACCCTGCCTGCAGAATATGGCGGCGCAGAAGCGTCCTATGTTTCCTACGGTCTGGTATGTCAGGAATTGGAAAAAGGCGATAGCGGCTTGCGAAGCTTCGTATCCGTACAAAGTTCATTGTGCATGTATCCCATTTTTCGCTATGGTTCAGAGGAACAAAAAAGACGCTACCTGCCTGATATGGCAAGAGGGGAGGTGATTGGCTGCTTTGGATTGACTGAGCCAGATTCCGGTTCTGATCCAGCCAGTATGCGCACTTATGCCAAAAAAGTAGACGGCGGCTGGCGTTTGAACGGTTCAAAAATGTGGATCACCAATGCGCCTATCGCAGATATCGCCATTGTCTGGGCTAAAACAGAAGAGGGGATCCGCGGCTTTATTGTTGATTCAAAGGCCAAAGGATTTTCAGCGCCTGAAGTTAAACATAAAATGTCCCTGCGCGCTTCTTTAACCGGCGAGCTGGTATTTGAGGATGTTTTCGTTCCCGATGAAAATTATTTGCCCGGTAGTGACAAAGGCTTGGGCGCACCGCTGAGCTGTTTAAGCCAGGCGCGTTATGGAATTGCCTGGGGAGCCATTGGTGCGGCCATGGCTTGTTTTGATGCCACGCGGGATTATCTGCTTGAACGTAAGCAATTCACCAAACCCCTGGCTTCTTTCCAGTTAATTCAAAAAGACCTGGCCGATATGTATACTGAAATTATTAAAGCCCAGTGCATGAATCTGCAGATTGGCCGCTTAAAGGATCAGCATCGCGAAACGCCGGTTATGATTTCCCTGGCCAAGGGCAATGCCTGCCGCGAAGCATTAAAAATTGCCCGCTCCTGCCGTAACCTTTTAGGGGCAAATGGCATCAGCCTTGAATATCCAGTCATCCGTCACATGCTCAACCTGGAATCAGTTTTCACTTATGAGGGAACGGATAATGTGCATACGCTAGTATTAGGGCGTCATATCACGGGTATCAATGCCTTTGGTTGA